Within the Saccharomonospora amisosensis genome, the region TCGAGCGCGTCGCCGAGGCACGTGTCCCGCTCGCCGCGGGGACGTTCCGCGCGATCGGCTACGACAGCCTGCTCGACGGCATCGAGCATGTCGCCTTCGTCTACGGCGACATCGGCGACGGTGAGGACATCCTGGTGCGAGTGCACTCCGAATGCCTCACCGGGGACGTGTTCGGGTCGCTGCGCTGCGACTGCGGGCCTCAACTGCAGTCCGCGCTGGCGGCGGTGGCGCGGGAGGGCCGGGGCGTCGTGCTCTACATCCGAGGCCATGAGGGGCGCGGGATCGGCCTGCTGCACAAACTGCAGGCCTACCAGTTGCAGGACGCGGGTGCCGACACCGTGGACGCCAACCTCGCGCTTGGCGTGCCCGCGGACGCGCGCGACTACGGCACGGGGGCGCAGATCCTGGCCGACCTCGGCGTGCGGTCGATGCGGTTGCTGACCAACAACCCCGCGAAACGGGTCGGGCTGGAGGGCTACGGGCTGCGCGTGACGGGGCGGGTGCCGCTGCCGATCTCACCCAATCCGGAGAACCTGCGGTATCTGCGCACCAAGCGCGACCGCATGGGGCACGATCTTTCGCAGTTGGAGCACCTCGACGACGTGGGCGCCGAGGTCGGTGAGCTGCGAGACGGCGGGGGTCAGGCATGAGCGGTGAAGGGCGGCCCGAGGCGGGCCTGGAGTTGCGGGAGTGCGCCGACCTGCGGTTGGCGATCGTGGCGACCAGGTGGCACCCGAGGATCACCGACAGTCTGCTGGAGTCGGCGCTGCGCACGGCCGGTGAGGTGAGGCTGGCGGAGAAGCCGACGGTGTTGCGCGTCGCGGGCGCCGTGGAGCTGCCCGTGGTGGCACAGGCCCTTGCTCGCGGCCACGACGCCGTCGTGGCGCTCGGCGTGGTGATCCGCGGCGGAACGCCGCACTTCGAGTACGTGTGCGACGCCGTGACCGCGGGACTGACGCGGGTGGCGCTGGACGAGAGCACACCGGTGGGCAACGGCGTGCTGACCTGTGACACCGAGGAGCAGGCGGTGGACCGCGCGGGCCTGCCGGGTTCGCGGGAGGACAAGGGCCGTGAGGCCACCGTGGCGGCGCTGACCACCGCGAACGTGCTGCGTGGGCTGCGCGAGCCATGGCAGGAACAGGGCTTCGTGTGAGGGTTCGGTGAGCTTTTCGATGGGCAAGGTGACCGGTCAGCGGGCGGAGGCAGGCGAGGGCATCGTGCTGCGGCCACGGCGCGTGGTGTGGATGGCGGTGTTCGTGGCCGTGGTGCTGCTGGCGGTGTTCGTGACGGTCGGCGTGCTGCTGCGCACCTCCGACACCGGAGTGATCTTCCACGTCAGCGATCAGGTGGCGATGATCGGTGTCGGCGTGGTGCTGGCGGCGGCCTCGCTGGTGTTCGCGTTGCCGCGTGCCCGTGCCGACGCCGAAGGCATCGAGGTTCGCAACGTGCTGTCCACCAAGTACTTCTCGTGGAACGAGGTGCTTTCGGTGAGTTTCCCCGACGGTGCCTCGTTCGCGCGGCTGGAGTTGCCGGACTTCGAGTACCACTCGGTGCTGGCCGTCCAAGCCGTAGACAGGGAACGCGCGGTCGAGGCCGTGCGTGCGCTGCGCAAGCTCCACCGGCAGGCACGCGGCGAGTAGCCGCGTGCGGCGGGGTCAGCGTGTTCGCCGCCTCGCGATGGCGACGCCCGCCAGGCAGAGCGCACCGCCCGCGAGCCCGTACCCGGTGGGCACCTCACTGAGCAGCAGCCACGACAGCAGCACCGAAACGGCAGGCACGGCGTAGGTCGTCGCGCTCATCCTGCCCGCTTCGGTGCGGCGCAGCGCGTAGGCCCAGGTACTGAAGCCGATCGCGGTGGGAAACAACCCGAGGTAGATGCCGCCCGCGAGCGCGCCGGGTGAGGCCGTGCCCAGTTCGCCGACGAGTTGCGGGGTCCAGGGCAGCAGCGCTGCGGTGCCGAGCGCGCAGCCCAGCAAGGTCACGGCCGCGGCGTCCACGCTTCGCAGTGCCACCTTCTGGATCAGCACGCCCGCGGCGTACAGCAGCGCGGCCAGCAGGCACAGCCCGACGCCGAGCCAGTCGCCCCCGCCGCCGGAGTCCATGCTGATCACGGCGATTCCGGCGAGCGCGACAAAGGAGCCGACGATGAGCGTGCGCGGGCGGCTCTCACCGAGGAACATCCCGGCACCGAAGGCGATCAGCAGCGGCGCGAGGTTCACCAGCAACGCGGCGGTGCCCGCGTCCAGGTGCTGCTCGGCGGCGTTGAGGGCCACCGTGTAGCCGGCCAGCCACAGCACCCCGTATGCGGCGACCAGCACCAGCGAACGCCGCGAGGTGGGTAGCCGCGGCAGCCGCCGGTAGCTGAGTGGTACCAGCACGGCGAGCGCGGCCGTGGCGACGGCAAGCCGAAGCAGTGCCAGCGGCGCGGGGGAGAACGCGTGCCCGATGCCCCGGATGGCGACGAACGCGGACGCCCACAGCACCACGGTGACGGTGGCGGCCACGGCGGCTTTGCGACGGTCGTTCGTCGAGACCACGGGATCCGGGTCGGAAACGGGCAGCGATCGGGTCATGTTCCCATCCTCACCAGGTAGGACTCGACACGACAAGCGAATATTTCTCCATGTCCGTTAAGCGCTGCTGTACATTCTGCGGATGCTCGACGTACCGCGCCTGCGCGTGTTGCGCACCGTCGTCGCGAAGGGGTCGGTTCGTGCGGCCGCTGCCGCATTGGACTACACGCCCTCCGCGGTGAGTCAGCAGCTGACGTCCCTGCAGCGGGAGACGGGGCTGCGGCTGGTGGAGCGGGTGGGAAGGGGGATCGAGCCGACGGCGGCGGCGCGGGTACTCGCGGCCGAGGCCGAGTCGCTGTTCCAGGCGCTGAGCCGGGTGGAGGGATTGGTCAGGGATCTGCGGGACGGCAGGACCGGTAGCCTCTCCATCGGTTACCTCGCATCGGCGGGAGCCACCTGGCTTCCCGAGGTGGTCGCCACCCTGCTCGCGGAGTTCCCGCGGTTGCGGATCGATCTCCGCCTCGCCGAGCCGGTCGATACGCAGCGGGCGGAGACGGACCTCGCGTTGTTCATCGAAAGCCCTGGGCGGCGGCCGCCTGAGCTGACCCGGGTGTGCCTGCTTGCGCAAGACCCCTACTTCGTCGTGGTCCGCGAAAGCGACCCGCTGGCCGGCCTGGCGCGGGTGCCGTTGGCGGCGCTGGCCGAGCGTGGCTGGATCGACAACGAACTGGAGAACGGGCCGTGTCGGCAGGTGCTGCTGTCCGCGTGCGCGGAGGCGGGGTTCTGCCCCCGGTTCACCGTGGAGACGCACGATTACCGCACCGCCATCACCTTCGCGGGCACCGGTATCGGGATCACGGTGGTTCCCGGGTTGGGTATCGGCCGGCTGCCGGAGGGACTGGTCGCGAGGCCGGTGGTGGAGCCTGTTCCGGTGCGCCGCGTGTGCGTGGCGATCAGGGAGGCCGTCGCAGAGCATCCGGCGACGTTGCGGGCGCTGGAACTGCTCAGGTCCGCGGTGGCGAGCGACCCGCCGGGGCGCTAGCGCGGCGAGATGTCGAGGTCCACGACCACGGGTGCGTGGTCGGAGGCGGCCTTGCCCTTGCGCTCCTCCCGGTCGACGTAGGCGTCGGTGACGGCGCCCGCGAACGCCGCGTTGGCATAGACCAGGTCGATGCGCATGCCGCGGTTCTTCGGGAACGCCAGTTGCCGGTAGTCCCAGTAGGTGTAGGGGCGGTCGTACTTGAGCGCGCGGGGGACGACGTCGGTGAGCCCCGCCTCGCCCAGCATCGTGAGCGCCTTGCGTTCCGGATCGGTGACGTGTGTGGAGTCGGCGAAGGCGGTGATGTCCCAAACGTCGTCGTCGGTCGGTGCGATGTTGAAGTCGCCGAGGACGGCGAAGGGCCTGTCGGGGTCGCGCTCGGCGACCACCGTCGCGTGCAGTGCCTCCAGCCAGCGGAGTTTGTAGCTGTAGTGCGGGTGACCCACTTCGCGGCCGTTGGGCACGTACACCGACCACACCCGGACACCCGCGCAGGTGGCGCCGATGGCCCTGCGCTGGGTCTCGCCCTCGTAGCCGGGCTCGCCGACCAGGCCGGTGGTGACGTCGGTGATACCGACGCGGGAGAGCACCGCCACGCCGTTCCACCGGCCGCCGCCGTTGCAGGCGACGTCGTAGCCGAGTTCACCGACCTCCCGGCTGGGAAACGCCGCCTCTTCGCACTTCAGCTCCTGCAGGCACACCACATCGGGTTGGGCCGAGGACAACCACGAAAGCAACCGGGGCAGCCGCGCGGTGACGGAGTTGACGTTCCAGGTGGCGATCCGCATGCGGCGAGAATCCCACACGCGTTTCGTATAACGTCCTATACGGCACGGCCGCCGTGCGTACCCTGTGGTCATGACGCGCGCGAGGGCGAGGAAGCCGCGAGCGATCCTGTTCGACGTGCTCGAGACGCTGGTGCGGCTGGAACCGCTGCGTGAGCGCTTCGTCGAAGTGGGCAGGCCGGAGCACGAACTGGAGCTGTTCTTCGCCAGGACATTGCGTGACGGGATGGCGTACACGCTGTCGGGCGAGGCGCCGCCGTTCCGGGAGGTGGCCGCCGCGCAACTCGCACTGACCTCCGGGCACACCCTGAACACGGGGCAGATCGAGTACGTGCTGGACGGCTTCACACAACTGCCGCTGCAACCGGACGGCCGCCGCGCGCTGGACCCGGTCTCCGAGGCCGGTGTCCCAGCCTACGGCTTCACCCACGGCTCCGCCGACGTGCTGGAGCGGGCCCTCGAAAGGGAAGGCCTCCGCGACCGGATCGTGCGGGTGCTGTCGACGCGCGAGATCGGCATATTCAAGCCGCCCGCCCGCGCCTACCACTGGGCGTGCGAGCGAACCGCCACCCGGCCCGAGGCCACCGCACTCGTCGCCGTGCACTCGTGGGACACCAGCGGCGCGGCGCGGGCCGGCCTGCTCGCGGGCTTCGCCACCCGATTGGAAGGCAGGCTTCCCACGATCGCCGAACCACCACATGTGACGGCGGAGGGCGTCGACGAGGTGGTCGCCGACCTGCTCGCGCTGCCGGACTGAGCGAGCGGCCGCGGCAGGAGCGTCGCGCGCCCGGCCGTGCGGAGGCACTTCCCGTGATGTCGGACGGCCGCCATAGGCTGGGAGTGTGGCTGACCCGTCGACCTACCGGCCCTCGCCCGGCAGCATTCCCGACGCTCCCGGTGTCTACAAGTTCCGCGACGCCGGGGAGCGGGTCATCTACGTCGGCAAGGCCAAGAGCCTGCGAAGCAGGCTGAACTCCTACTTCGCCGACCTGGCAGGCCTGCACCCCAGGACCCGGCAGATGGTCACCACGGCGGCAGGTGTGGAGTGGACGGTGGTGTCCACCGAGGTCGAGGCGCTGCAACTGGAGTACAACTGGATCAAGGAGTTCGATCCGCGGTTCAACGTCCGCTACCGCGACGACAAGACCTACCCCGTGCTCGCCGTCACGCTGCACGAGGAGTTCCCCCGCCTGCACGTCTACCGTGGTCCGCGTAAGAAAGGGGTGCGCTACTTCGGCCCTTACGCGCACGCGTGGGCGATCCGGGAGACGCTGGATCTGCTGCTGCGGGTGTTTCCCGCCCGCACCTGCTCAACCGGCGTGTTCCGCAGGCACGGCCAGATCGGCAGGCCGTGCCTGCTCGGCTACATCGACAAGTGCTCCGCGCCCTGTGTCGGCAACGTCTCCGCGCAGCGGCACCGCGAGATCGTCGAGGACTTCTGCGACTTCCTCGCGGGCCGCACCGAGGTGATGATCCGCAGGCTGGAACGGGAGATGGCGCGGGCGGCCGAGTCGCTGGAGTTCGAGCGGGCCGCCCGGCTGCGCGACGACCTCGGTGCACTGCGCAGGGCGATGGAGAAGCAGGCGGTGGTGCTCGGCGACGGCACCGACGCCGACGTCATCGCCTTCGCCCACGACGAGCTGGAGGCCGCGGTGCAGGTCTTCCACGTCAGGGGCGGCCGCGTCCGCGGCCAGCGTGGCTGGGTGATCGACAAGGTCGAGGAGATGGACGTGCCCGCGCTGGTGGAGCAGTTCCTCTCGCAGTTCTACGCCGAGCAGGCCGAACTGGCCGAACAGGCACCGGGCAACGGTTCGCCGGTGCCACGGGAGGTGCTGGTGCCGGACCTGCCGCCCGATGCCGACACGCTGTCGGAGTGGCTGTCCGGGTTGCGCGGCTCGCGGGTCCGGCTGCGGGTGCCGCAGCGCGGCGACAAGCGGGCGCTGGCCGAGACCGTGGCCCGCAACGCCGAGGAGGCCTTCGCCCAGCACAAGTTGCGCAGGGCCGGCGACCTGACCGCCCGCTCGGCCGCGCTGGCCCAGCTGCAGGAGTACCTGGGTCTGGACAGCGCACCACTGCGCATCGAGTGCGTGGACATCAGCCACATCTCCGGTAGCGACGTGGTCGCCTCACTCGTGGCGTTCGAGGACGGGGTGCCGCGCAAGTCGGAGTACCGCCGCTTCGCGCTGCGGGAAGCGGCCGCCGAGGGGGATGTGGCCGCGATCGCCGAGGTCGTGCGCCGCCGGTTCGCCCGTTACCTGGCCGAGAACACCGAGAACACCGGGAGTGCACAGGAACGGGAGGGCGCGCCCGGCATCGACGCCGAGACCGGCAGGCCACGCAAGTTCGCCTACCCGCCGAACCTGCTCGTCGTCGACGGAGCTGGTCCGCAGGCCACGGCGGCCGCCGACGTGCTTGCCGAGCTCGGCATCACCGACGTGGCCGTGGTGGGGCTGGCCAAACGGCTGGAGGAGGTGTGGCTGCCCGCGGAGCCGGACCCGGCCATCCTGCCG harbors:
- a CDS encoding bifunctional 3,4-dihydroxy-2-butanone-4-phosphate synthase/GTP cyclohydrolase II, whose amino-acid sequence is MTEPPAVDIGLIEQAIEDIANGRPVIVVDDEDRENEGDLIFAAEKATPELVAFMVRYTSGYICVPLTEDDCDRLDLPPMYHTNQDRRGTAYTVTVDAAEGVGTGISAADRSHTIRLLADSTARPSDFRRPGHVVPLRAKEGGVLRRPGHTEAAVDLARMAGLTPAGVLCEIVSQKNEGDMALRDELEVFAADHDLRLITIADLIAYRKRKEKQVERVAEARVPLAAGTFRAIGYDSLLDGIEHVAFVYGDIGDGEDILVRVHSECLTGDVFGSLRCDCGPQLQSALAAVAREGRGVVLYIRGHEGRGIGLLHKLQAYQLQDAGADTVDANLALGVPADARDYGTGAQILADLGVRSMRLLTNNPAKRVGLEGYGLRVTGRVPLPISPNPENLRYLRTKRDRMGHDLSQLEHLDDVGAEVGELRDGGGQA
- the ribH gene encoding 6,7-dimethyl-8-ribityllumazine synthase, with protein sequence MSGEGRPEAGLELRECADLRLAIVATRWHPRITDSLLESALRTAGEVRLAEKPTVLRVAGAVELPVVAQALARGHDAVVALGVVIRGGTPHFEYVCDAVTAGLTRVALDESTPVGNGVLTCDTEEQAVDRAGLPGSREDKGREATVAALTTANVLRGLREPWQEQGFV
- a CDS encoding PH domain-containing protein, encoding MGKVTGQRAEAGEGIVLRPRRVVWMAVFVAVVLLAVFVTVGVLLRTSDTGVIFHVSDQVAMIGVGVVLAAASLVFALPRARADAEGIEVRNVLSTKYFSWNEVLSVSFPDGASFARLELPDFEYHSVLAVQAVDRERAVEAVRALRKLHRQARGE
- a CDS encoding DMT family transporter, which gives rise to MTRSLPVSDPDPVVSTNDRRKAAVAATVTVVLWASAFVAIRGIGHAFSPAPLALLRLAVATAALAVLVPLSYRRLPRLPTSRRSLVLVAAYGVLWLAGYTVALNAAEQHLDAGTAALLVNLAPLLIAFGAGMFLGESRPRTLIVGSFVALAGIAVISMDSGGGGDWLGVGLCLLAALLYAAGVLIQKVALRSVDAAAVTLLGCALGTAALLPWTPQLVGELGTASPGALAGGIYLGLFPTAIGFSTWAYALRRTEAGRMSATTYAVPAVSVLLSWLLLSEVPTGYGLAGGALCLAGVAIARRRTR
- a CDS encoding LysR family transcriptional regulator, encoding MLDVPRLRVLRTVVAKGSVRAAAAALDYTPSAVSQQLTSLQRETGLRLVERVGRGIEPTAAARVLAAEAESLFQALSRVEGLVRDLRDGRTGSLSIGYLASAGATWLPEVVATLLAEFPRLRIDLRLAEPVDTQRAETDLALFIESPGRRPPELTRVCLLAQDPYFVVVRESDPLAGLARVPLAALAERGWIDNELENGPCRQVLLSACAEAGFCPRFTVETHDYRTAITFAGTGIGITVVPGLGIGRLPEGLVARPVVEPVPVRRVCVAIREAVAEHPATLRALELLRSAVASDPPGR
- a CDS encoding exodeoxyribonuclease III, producing MRIATWNVNSVTARLPRLLSWLSSAQPDVVCLQELKCEEAAFPSREVGELGYDVACNGGGRWNGVAVLSRVGITDVTTGLVGEPGYEGETQRRAIGATCAGVRVWSVYVPNGREVGHPHYSYKLRWLEALHATVVAERDPDRPFAVLGDFNIAPTDDDVWDITAFADSTHVTDPERKALTMLGEAGLTDVVPRALKYDRPYTYWDYRQLAFPKNRGMRIDLVYANAAFAGAVTDAYVDREERKGKAASDHAPVVVDLDISPR
- a CDS encoding haloacid dehalogenase produces the protein MTRARARKPRAILFDVLETLVRLEPLRERFVEVGRPEHELELFFARTLRDGMAYTLSGEAPPFREVAAAQLALTSGHTLNTGQIEYVLDGFTQLPLQPDGRRALDPVSEAGVPAYGFTHGSADVLERALEREGLRDRIVRVLSTREIGIFKPPARAYHWACERTATRPEATALVAVHSWDTSGAARAGLLAGFATRLEGRLPTIAEPPHVTAEGVDEVVADLLALPD
- the uvrC gene encoding excinuclease ABC subunit UvrC, which gives rise to MADPSTYRPSPGSIPDAPGVYKFRDAGERVIYVGKAKSLRSRLNSYFADLAGLHPRTRQMVTTAAGVEWTVVSTEVEALQLEYNWIKEFDPRFNVRYRDDKTYPVLAVTLHEEFPRLHVYRGPRKKGVRYFGPYAHAWAIRETLDLLLRVFPARTCSTGVFRRHGQIGRPCLLGYIDKCSAPCVGNVSAQRHREIVEDFCDFLAGRTEVMIRRLEREMARAAESLEFERAARLRDDLGALRRAMEKQAVVLGDGTDADVIAFAHDELEAAVQVFHVRGGRVRGQRGWVIDKVEEMDVPALVEQFLSQFYAEQAELAEQAPGNGSPVPREVLVPDLPPDADTLSEWLSGLRGSRVRLRVPQRGDKRALAETVARNAEEAFAQHKLRRAGDLTARSAALAQLQEYLGLDSAPLRIECVDISHISGSDVVASLVAFEDGVPRKSEYRRFALREAAAEGDVAAIAEVVRRRFARYLAENTENTGSAQEREGAPGIDAETGRPRKFAYPPNLLVVDGAGPQATAAADVLAELGITDVAVVGLAKRLEEVWLPAEPDPAILPRTSDALYLLQRVRDEAHRFAIRYHRQKRSRRMRTSVLDGIPGLGQARKTALVKHFGSVKKLKQASVDEIAKVPGFGMRTAQAVHAALAGEGTETEGESQT